ATATACCTCTAACTATCTCCAAAACGAAGAAGAATTAAAAAGGGCTATTTTTGCAACTTTTGCTAGACCAAGAAAACAAGCAAAAAATGGGTACTTTGGTAGGGCATGTAGCACCAGGATTTGGCTTCTTTTTACTTGGTATTTGGCATTTGATTAACCATATTAGGTTACATGCTTTGCACCCAAAATCCTACATTTCTTTGCCATGGTTTCCAACTCCAAGAACTAGGTACTTGGAACTTTTCTTGATTATGGGTAGTTGCTTAGCCTCTATATCTATGGAACTTTTTATTGGTCCTAAAAAACACCAACCTCTAGATTTTGATGGAACTATCCCTTCTAACCATCTACACAATTTTGAACATTCAAATATTTCCCTAACTTTCTTTGTTTACGCACTTTTTACCATAATCTTTGACAAAATTACACCTTCACCCCATGCAAAATATGAGCTCACACAATTTCTTGGAGCTATTGCTTTTGGTCAACAACTTcttcttttccatcttcattCTACTGACCATATGGGAGTTGAAGGACAATACCATTGGCTACTCCAAATTGTTATTTTTGTATCTTTAGCCACTACACTTTTGGGAATTCCTTTTCCTAAAAGTTTCTTGAATAGTTTTGTGAGATCTTATAGTATTATGTTTCAAGGAATTTGGCTTATGGTCATGGGATTTATGCTTTGGACACCTAAATTTATCCCAAAAGGCTGTTTTATAAACTTAGAAGAAGGTCATAAAGTGGTTAGGTGCCATAAtcatgaagatcttgaaagagcaAAATCTTTAGTAAATATTCAATTTAGTTGGTATTTAGTTGGGATCACAATTTTTTGTGTCACACTTTACTTAGTTATGATCAAGAGTTTCCAAGAGAAAGTTGAGTATCAATCTTTGAATAGCAAATTTGAGGAACAAGAAGATGATTTGGAGGATGTTGAAGCTCAGAAAACAAGCAAAAATAATGTTGAGTCAAATAGGTTTCTTGAAATGGGGAAAATATTTGCATCACCATCAGATATGGAAAGGtgaaaaggaaagaaatgatAATTGAAAAAAGGTATGtgtacaaaaataagactagggTTAGGTgggggtgtttgtttatttttggttttaattaagCTCACAATAAAATAATTGTAGGCtttgaaattaaaaaagaaaagaaaaaaaacaaaaaagagggAATTTGGTTCAAGATTTGTGTGGTTTGTATTTGTTGGTTTTTAGTTTAAGGGATGCTTGTAAAAGGGGGCATAAATGAAAGATAAATTTAGTATAGGTGGAATCTTCTTCTCCAATGTTATTTGAAAGTTGTAATTTGTAAAGGTCTCTTTATTCAGTTTATTTATTATGGACATCACGTACATGTATTTTGTTTTTACTTATGTACTAATATTTACATGGTTTTAAATATCGGCAAAGGGCTAAATATATTCTTCGTTATATTTTGCGTCCAAATATACCTCGTCGTAATACTATTAGTTCAAATATACCATTTTCTGTTAAGTTTGTCCAAGGTGGACGTTCAATCCTACGTGGCACTGATATTTGATGAGGTCGCCACATGGCACGCCACCTCAGCTCCCCTAATCCATATATAAAAGACtaaattttgaaatacaatatttTTCATGATAACGGTAATGATGACAATAGTGGTAGAGAGTAAGAAAATTTTAGTGGTGGAAAAAAATAGAAAGGGGGGGCAAAATAGGTTAAGGGCGTTGAGGTGGCAAATTATGTGGCATCCGCCTCATCAAATGTCAATGCCACGTAGGACTGGATATCTACTTTGGACAAATTTAAAGACAAAAAGGTatatttaaaccaataatataATGATAGTGGTATATATAGACTCAAAGTATAACGAGGAATACATTTAAACCTTTTTTGATTTTACAGGGATATATTCGGCCCTTTTCCGTTTAAATATTTGAGACCACTACTTTTTGACTTCGAAATTGAATGACATGTTAAATTCGAACCAACTTTCTTTGGATCATTTTTTAACCCACAAAATAATGTAGAATACTTAGGTAAATTGATGAAGCAACCAACAACATTGTACtattttgttattattgttttttttttatttttaaataatgtaGAGTACCTAGCTAAATTGATGAGCTCGTTTTCAAAATCGCTTTCTCTCTTCATATCAGATAAGATTGTATTTTGTTCAATATACTAATAAATAGTCATAATTGGATTGTTCAACATAAAAATTTGAAGGATCCAATAGGATAAGATGATTGAATATTGAGCAAAGTTTGCAATTGTAAATTCCAGATTTTGACTTTAGATTTAATAATATCGGAATTAAGGAATTGAAATATTCAGTTGTAACAATTTAGGTAAATTCCAAATTGGTAAAGAACGTGAGATATtgtatatttaagaaaaaatgtaCTTTTAAGCGAACAAGTTTAGATCTAAAGCGAATAATATTACTAAAGGAAGGATATATTAAGACATATGATTGCCTTATcaagaaaaggaatttttttttccaaaactccttctcaaccttccccaccctatTCCCTACCTTCATTAACCCATCCCACACCCACCCACCCAACCCAACCCACCTTCTctctccaattttttttttttaaatttcaattttttttccgtCACCACCCACACTGCTACCGCCtctataaaaaattatttttatttacttttttttataattttaaatttttgttttttcatttttctgcacTACCCATCCCCCCTCCCTGCCAAATCCCACCCCCATTGCCCCACCCCGcacaaaaaaattactttttttataatttttaaatttctgtttttcatttttttgcacTCCCTCCCCTAACCCCGcacaaaaaaagtttttttttttttaaattttttttaaattttcgaatTTTTGTTTTTTCGTGGAGGTGGAGATAGTGAAAATAGTGGTCATAGTGGTGTTGATGGTGGAAATAGTGAAAATAGTGGTGTTGATGGTGGCACTAGTGGTGAAGGGGTAGGAGGTGCTAGTGgtggaagaagaagcaaaggaGAGGGGTAAAATTGGCTGGGGCAGTGAGGTGGTATGCCACTTGGCCAAAATTTCAATGCCACGTGAGATTGGGTATCCATCTTGGACAATTTTAACGGATGAGGGGCATATTTGAGTCAATTGTATTTTTGTAGGGATATCTTTAGACCAAAAATATAACGGAGGGTAAACTTGACTCTTTTCTCATAGTAGATGGATATATTTGACCTTTTTCCCTATTTAGAAACTAACATATTTGAAAATGCTAATTCATACTCGTAGGCAAATTTTGTTAGTCATTTAACTTGAGAcacttatagcccgtttggccaagcttcaaaaatcaacttattttgagaagtgttttttttcaaaagtgtttttctcaaaagtacttttggtcaGAAGCAGCTTGTGTTTGGCTCATTAATTtgaaagcacttctgagcagcaattagtgtttggccaagctttaaaaaactgctttttaagtgtatttttcttaaaagtgcttctcaaaaaagtgcttttggaaagaagctatttttttatgcttctccaaaactgcttttgTTTCTCcttaaaaacattttttttcctttcaaaagcttggccaaacaccacaatttttggccaaaagtgcttttggcaaaaaaaaaaaagcatttttggccaaaaaaaacttggccaaacaggctattataTATGGtatttttcaacttcatttttgaaGAAAACTACTCAGTAAAGGGATCAGAAAATAAAGCTTTTCAGATGATGAAGGATAACTgataggggtgggcatcggtcggttcgggTCGGTTGTGAATGTTATCGGTTCGtaatatcggttatcggtttataaaTATACTAaaccgataaccaaaccgataaggTATCGGGTATCGGTTAGTCGGTTGTCGATctttatcggttcggttatcggtttacccgattaGAATAAAAACTATCCAAAAAATTCATGTTTTTGTTATAAAAAATCGTGATCATACTATTAAGAGAAAGGAATTGAATTTTTGCTCTTAAGAAAATAGGGATTAAATTTTAACttagaaaaaaaaactttctttGCATTTGAAAATCCCAATGAATGATCTCAATTTTCAAAGTTATAAGTTAATAGGAATAAGGGATAAGACATTCAACAATCTAATTTTAGTTACTATCTCACTGCGGCCGAGCATAATTCACAGGAAGATAATAAAATCTTAATCTTGTAAATACTAAAGAACCAGTGCAACAAAAGAAACCAATAGATAAACTAAAAATCTCAATTAATTCTTTAAAGATTAAAGCTAAAAATCTTAACTAAAGAATTTAAATAAGAAATTCAGAAAAGTTTAAAATTTACTCTAAGGATTAAGGTCAGAAGATGAAGAGTAACTACTGAGAGAATGGAGAGAATGAAGTCATAAGGTGATTTTATATACTTAGTAggtaaaattataattttgttaaagtttattgggttatcggttaaaCCGATAATAAAATTGGACAAACCGATACCCGAACCGATAACTCATTAGTTAAATAACATTAAACCGTTATCAAACTATTTACCCAATAATCCGATACCGATAATCCAATAGCATTTTATCGGTTCGGGCTATCGAttatacccgatatatgcccagcccTAATAACCGATAGTGACAGGAAAATGAGAATAGAATAActacttattttattttattttatttttcaaggtCATTTTACAATCAACTAGAACAAGTTATTGAATATATTTAGGTTTGTTCTGATCCTATTGGAATCTGCAAGCTAATAATGATGTGATCAGTGACTGAAATTTTAAGTTTACTCAACAAATTAAAATATTTGGATTAGGTTCTAATCTTCCCATTAAGATAAAGACCAAATTCCATTTTAAAGCTCCCACGTGTCATTAGTGGATTTAATTAATCAATTTGACTTTTTACATTTCCATCCCATGTAGTAATTTTCAACAATTTCCTTAAGAGTTTAACATTACCATTTTTATGCAAAAGTTAACTTAAACATATAAACTTTTACAAACTTAaaattttgagtttataaagtcAATTTCTAAAATCTTCAAACAAATGTCTATAAAGGGAAAAAGACGTCAATGTTAAATGAATCTACAATTGCGTGAAAGTTATCTCCCATAGGAGAAAATTGTGTCTGCTAACAGCCATACAACGAATAAATAAACGGAAAAGGGTCAAAATTGTCCCTGACGTATTCACTTAAGTTTAAAAATATTCTCCGTCTACATATTTTGTAAAAATTACCCTCACCGTTAAAAAGCTGGCCCATTCATGCCCTTATTTCAGACGGACATTTGCTgaaacaaaaaaattattttattatatatgacGTGACAATTGCatattggtcaaaattaaaaatctaatTCTAACTCATATCTTATTTATATATAACCAACAATGATCCATCTTAGTCGTTTCAGTCCGTTAAACTCTTTTTAGTCCCTCAACCACTCGATTTCATACCCGACTCATGATCTAATCGTTATTTAGGTTTCATTtgttaaaatttcatatttttctttttattaatttattatttggTCCCTTTCCTTGTTTATCTTCCCCAACTTAATTATCGCCTACCGTTTCCCAACCAAATCAATACTGATGAATTGTGAAGCTAATTTGCTCATATGATTTCAATTAACTCTTAAAAGCTACATGGTGGCACAACAAATATAATGTAGGCAGAAAGATAactaattaaaccataaaatctTACAATGAAACATTAATTTCAAAGAGTACCTGATTTCActcaaaaaattaatttaataaaaaatgttaatttaaaaataaaattaaggcCGAAAAATCTAAGATGGAGAGGGAGATTTGTGGGTGTTGAAGGGTGAAATCTAAGACGGAGTAGGCTAATAAGTGGATATAGGGTGAGATTTTAATTTAAGCCAATAAGAAATTAACacataataaataataattttttttcttaatcAAAATAGGACAGTTAGTTTTTAGGGTATGAGTGGGCTGAAAAGTTGACGTTAGAGGCATGAATGGGCCAGATTTTTAATAGTAAGGATAATTTTTACAAAATAGGTGGACGGGGGTTATTTTTAAACTTAAGCGAATAGGTTAGGGGCAGTTTTGGCCCTTTTCCGATAAATAAATCCAAATAcaatcaaacctctctataacagtctTGTTTGTTTCGGATATTTTTTAATGTTATAAAGaacatatatttataacaaaacaTGACATTTAGTTCCgaaaaaaatgactttttataatgaagtgttgttatataagGATGTTGTTATAAAGAGGTCTGACTGTACATGAgaattttcttttttagtttggCGTGAGTTGTTTTCGGGGCAAGTGCACAAATAGCCATTTTCAGGAATGCTATTTAGAAATTAGTTAGTAtttattttgtcctgaaattttaaactaacaatCTTAATTTCAGAAGAATTCAGGACGTTTTTGTCCCGAAAGATTGAACTGAAAACTCAAATTCAAAACGCATTGATTAATTTCTAAATAGTAGCGTTTAGAGTGGCTACCTACTGTCATCTTTTTACGTGGTTTTCCATAACATGTTGAAGACATTTTcttctatttgtgaaaaaaaattaaaaaaaaaaaagagacaaaaaGGAGCTTTAGCAATCAGTCTAAAGCAGTAAAAAGACACAAACACTAATCATAATTGGATGTGAGGATTTAACTCAATACCTTAAAATTAACTTAAACACCCTTCATCGTTGGGCTACCTATCTCATTTGTGTCAGAGGTGTTCAAAATATATGATATTTCCACAAAAAGAAATATTTGATTCACATGCTCTCTATAATTTTTTAACAAAAGGTATTCAGCTGACCACCCTTAGTCATAGTCTAATAATTCTAATAACAGTCTTGTACACTACAAGCGTGAATGCGATTACTGTTTTGTTTTTATGTATTTAATATATTAAACACTTAAAAAAGGGTGAATGtgaaatgaaatttttgagtgaaattttaagtttcccccttgacaaagggacattgtcccatatagGAAGAGTAAGaagttttttatgggtatataagcaattgctcttcttctaactcttaaagagttgagaagaaggaaAGCCTCGTCTTGTGTTTCCCCCCTTGGCAATgagacattgtcccatattggaagaggaagaggttttgaaggtgttggtttatgtttagtcaacaatggcatgccaattggaagagttggtggaaagagttgatgtggatgctaggaggaagcttcttCCTTTGATGTCACTCATGACATCAAGaagaggtagtttgatgtcaccaatgacatcaagaggaggtctttacctctataaatagatgcactccttcatttgtagaaaccatcccaaaaataatacaacacattgtagtgagtagagagttaagagagaaattctcttaagtgtaattgggaactctccccttcctttgttaatattaaaaaggcaactgttctctggtggacgtaggattattttgatccgaaccacgttaaatcttgtgttctttcttttacgtttccgctaacaattggtatcagagcaacatgattctttaacgatccaaggaggaagaacaagcaaagatgagttccatgaagtttgaaattgatagattcagtggacgcaacaacttcaatatctggaagatccagatgatggcgttactgcggagggaaggttcaatccatgctattgacggaaagtatcctaaggatatatcaactcccgacaaggagaagattgaaggggatgcattgagtgcaatccaactatcccttgcacctaacgtgctttgtgaagtgagtacgggtaccgaagagacggccaaataGTTATGGAAAAatctagaagggctataccaagaccgatcagtgacaacaaggatgttgttacaacaacatcttcacacattt
The Nicotiana sylvestris chromosome 11, ASM39365v2, whole genome shotgun sequence DNA segment above includes these coding regions:
- the LOC104210069 gene encoding uncharacterized protein, giving the protein MGTLVGHVAPGFGFFLLGIWHLINHIRLHALHPKSYISLPWFPTPRTRYLELFLIMGSCLASISMELFIGPKKHQPLDFDGTIPSNHLHNFEHSNISLTFFVYALFTIIFDKITPSPHAKYELTQFLGAIAFGQQLLLFHLHSTDHMGVEGQYHWLLQIVIFVSLATTLLGIPFPKSFLNSFVRSYSIMFQGIWLMVMGFMLWTPKFIPKGCFINLEEGHKVVRCHNHEDLERAKSLVNIQFSWYLVGITIFCVTLYLVMIKSFQEKVEYQSLNSKFEEQEDDLEDVEAQKTSKNNVESNRFLEMGKIFASPSDMER